The stretch of DNA tgattgagctgtagtaaaatttttatcattattagATAATGTTTGACtaatctatagatttatctatataaactagataaatctatagaaaaatctatacgaatctatagataaacctagataaatctataactcagtcatacatgattCAATAATCacaaaatttttactacagctcaatcatataatgattagtccaccataaaaatttcacaataaTTGGATGACAAAAACtatagctataaattaattacagaaaaatatatatctaaagatatagcaaaaaatttttgctaaagtataccatataatatgttcactgtgtatacctactcatgtggagtccaacaaaattggattttctattttatgattttttgtgatttactataatttttcaaaaaatcaattaaaataaatataaaaaatagtaaaaccgcCCTCAAACCCGCTCAAGAAGGTCCTGCAACCGGTTTCGGGAGTTCGAGAAGGCTAGTCGACCGGTTTTAAAGTTCAGAGAGGAAAAACAAACTCGATCCAAAGTTCAAGGAGGCGAAAaggatttttcttttctttttgagacGGAGCCAGCAAGGCCCAAGAAGATCATCGCCTCGCATTTTCTCGTATCAGGCCCAAACCTGGGTCCGGTGCTTATTCTCACCCAGACCTTGTCCGCATGGGCCGCGACGCGCAGGTCCAAACCTTGGTCAGTTCGAACATGGAGCTCAGCCCGAACCACCGAACCACCTCGCCGTCCTCGCGTAACACACGGCAATGACGGTCGACGGGATACACCACCACCACGGCTAGGAGAGGAGGTCGCACTCCACCGCGACCAGCTCTGACGACTTCGGCCATGCCGGATGCTAGCTCAGTCGTGTACCAAATCACGTACTTAGGCAAGGTAATGGATCATGGCTAGTCTCTTCACAGTCTaataaaatttttaatttttttatttcaaaattatataaaaatcaGAACCTAGTTCTTTTAGGGTCTGactcttagattttctagttcaaaatgttggatCTTTTACCACCCCTAAGTACAGCGTGcaatcctatatatcttccggtAGATTTTTTCTACCTCACATTCCAgtatttgagattcgtgcaactATCTCCAACCGTTGGATCAATacacccaaaccctaacccctcaccctctctccctcccgtgCTCCCGCCGCCACGCACCACCCAACGCAGGCCGGCGCACGCATCGCCGCCGGGCCTTCCTGTCTCGTCACcgagcctcccctgctccgccgccgcacctccatgCCACTGCGCGCTACCCCGCCGTCGCTGCTGCTCcgcgcgagcgcgccgccgctgcccacaTGCGCCGAGCTCACCGGCCGCCGcgtgccgagctcgccggctgCCATTGCCTAAGCTTGCCTGCCGCCATTTGCCCGCCCGCAGTGGCAGACCGTGAAGCAAAATGTAGGGGGGCCAATTTTAATAAAAATCCAAGTGACATATAGCTGACGTCAGAAatgacattatatatatatatatatatatatatatatatatgatatataGCTTCGTTTTATGGGCTTCGCTAGCTTCTTTGTTTCAGCGTTGACCCGTTCGTGGGCTACTGAGCTTAAGTTTTATGGGCTGCAGAGATATAGTTTGAAAATTCCTTTTGGGCAAGGGGGGGCCGGAGCCCAGTTTCGCCGCCAAAGCGGTCCGCCAGTGCCCGCCCGTGCAGCCGCCGCTCCGAGCGGACCCGCGCCACCGCGCGTCGACCTCGCTGGAGAAGAAGCAGGCTGCTCGCCGGAGAAGCGCCTTCAATATTTCAAATTAGTATTTCCAATATTCCATTCTTCCAATTTCAACATTTCGTATTTACAGTTCCAACAATTTGAAGTCAAATGTTGAACTTGTTTATAGAAAATGTTGAGTGAATTCTGTTAAAATGTTGAACATATTTGCAACAGCTAATTAGACCAAATGGACTTTAAAAATAGATGacttatctaccttccacaGAATATATAGGAGCCCCGAGTACAGCCCTCCATCTATATTTTCGCTCACGCCACATCCGATCCTTTTTTTAACTCAGCTTTTTGTAGCTCCTGATGACCAACTTCCCCCTCTCTTACAAGATCTCTCTAGAAGGCTCGCTCATGCTGCAGCGAGGTACCAACAGATGAtccttgtttgtttttttttgagaccaATGAATGATCTTTGTTCTTTGGTACGCCATCATGCAATGTCCTAGAGACTTCCAcagccaaaaaaaagagagaaaaaaaacgaAGACAAACTCCTGGGACAAGTGGCGCAGCCCAAATGGATGGGACGATGGATCACCAAAACGAGCCGGAGAAGACAAACGAGCTAACTTGGATTCCTATACTTGCACGCATAAGAGGACGCTAGCTACTTGGATTCACGTGTCCTCTCGGGAGGGAGATCAAGGTGCATATACCTGGGAATCTCACTCACTCAGATGTTCAGACAAGGGGGGCAACAATGTGAGGGTGATGGATGGAAGCACTTCAGGGACCTCTGATCTAGCCAGTTTTTCATCAGAAATGATCGACGATTGTTCTTTTAGTTTCCAGCGGGTTGTGCAAGACAGCTCGCGCGCCAACTTACTCTATGAATGCAAAAGGAACGTGTGTGTAGGCTCGAGTTTACCAATTGAATCCTTCAACTAACAAGCATAGCTCCAATTAAGCAAGAACTATCCAGAGTTAATTTGTtcggaaaaaaataatataagttTTTTTCCTGCATCcaaatggtttttttttttaaatttattctGCATTCAAATGTTAGATGTTTAGCACACTATTATTCCCCTGTGCAAGCAAAGACAAAACTAAGATGTGGCGTCATTTGTCGATCCACGGCAGTTCCAGTCTGCTTTCACCGCCGAAATTCAGTGTCTACTATGTACTATCAGACCACCAACCAATCGAACAACATAGCGGGTTGCAAAACCGAGGAACGGGACTGTGTTAACTTGTCCAGTAAAAATGTAAAATCGATCGAACTCCATAGCAATTGACGTTCCTTGACTCTATATAAAGCACCCCATGGATCCCACACACCTCATGCACCAGCAGGATCGAGTTCATTCACTGCGATCACCGTTCAGGTTCATCAGCAGATCGAGCAGCTAGCTAGCATGGCCAGCACGAAGCTACTGGCGGCGCTCGTGCTCCTGCAGGTCCTGTCCCTCCACGCCCATGCCGCCAAGCACAagcagcccgccgccggcgcgggcaccTGCCGCGCCAGCGGCGTCCTCCACGGCAAGGCCGGCAAGTGCAAGAAGATAAACGGCTCCGAGTGCTGCGCCGCGGGGCGCAAGTACCCTCAGTTCcggtgctcgccgccggtgtccgccaggacgccggcgacgCTGACGCTCAACAGCTTCGAGAAGggcaaggacggcggcggcgccaccttcTGCGACCACCGCTTCTACAAGGACAGCGCCATGGTGGTCGCGCTGTCCTCCGGGTGGCTGCGGCTCGACGGCACGCGCCGGTGCGGCAAGATGGTCCGCATCACCGCCAACGGGCGCTCCGTGCTGGCCAAGGTCGTCGACGAGTGCGACTCGGTGGCTGGCTGCGACGAGGAGCACAACTTCGAGCCGCCGTGCGCCAACAACGTCGTCGacgggtcgccggcggtgtggAAGGCGCTGGGGCTCAAGGAGAGCCTCGGAGAGGTCAAGGTCACTTGGTCCGATGTCTGATCATCAGCCGTGCGACGCGCGCTGGCTTCTTCTGcaaggagaggaagaaggtACACACGTAGGAGTGTGTTCTTCTCACTTGCATGCCCCTGGGAGTATTAGTGATGGAGTAGCTACTAAATAAAACCATCATTTAGCATTTGTCACCTTCCAAAAATCGTGACCCACTatcatctcttttttttccttttatatatatataggtcaCGTTTCTCCCAAAATAACTCATGCACATGTTCAATGTACTACTGTTTTTTTATAG from Panicum virgatum strain AP13 chromosome 9K, P.virgatum_v5, whole genome shotgun sequence encodes:
- the LOC120647803 gene encoding putative ripening-related protein 4, whose protein sequence is MASTKLLAALVLLQVLSLHAHAAKHKQPAAGAGTCRASGVLHGKAGKCKKINGSECCAAGRKYPQFRCSPPVSARTPATLTLNSFEKGKDGGGATFCDHRFYKDSAMVVALSSGWLRLDGTRRCGKMVRITANGRSVLAKVVDECDSVAGCDEEHNFEPPCANNVVDGSPAVWKALGLKESLGEVKVTWSDV